A genomic region of Fusarium falciforme chromosome 4, complete sequence contains the following coding sequences:
- a CDS encoding BTB domain-containing protein, whose amino-acid sequence MIEFDPRADITLKVGREKKLFSACSRALSRASPVFERMLYGHFTESKTRLAEGEEWVVELPEDDSAPMEIFLNISHSHFGRVPRRMPLDELYDLTVLSNYYDCTRLLEPWINGWMASIDVRDSSVSMAKALWVSWEFGRKEAFSRMALRMLMESDMGRTAEDEFDKLKMPPDIIERISAIRLQTIQALLGVLRDMVENLLVVDEKPRWCRHAEWMGPHRCESMILGSMTFCLARAGLWPLPSAEEVPDSIVGLHRKMTGLVIHDIGHVGGKPALDHQLCNPGPLLMGQIEEIFKDVASPVTKFHLERMDEQAKRLTES is encoded by the exons ATGATCGAGTTTGACCCCCGCGCAGACATTACGCTCAAGGTCGGCAGGGAGAAGAAACTCTTTTCGGCCTGCTCCCGTGCGCTCTCGAGAGCGTCACCCGTGTTTGAGCGGATGCTGTACGGACATTTCACCGAGAGCAAAACCCGACttgccgagggcgaggaatGGGTCGTGGAGCTACCAGAAGACGACTCAGCACCGATGGAGATCTTTTTAAACATTTCGCACTCTCATTTCGGCAGAGTGCCGAGGAGGATGCCGCTGGATGAGCTGTACGATCTGACGGTGCTGTCGAATTACTATGACTGCACGAGGCTGCTGGAGCCGTGGATCAACGGGTGGATGGCGTCGATTGATGTTAGAGACTCGAGCGTGAGCATGGCAAAGGCTCTCTGGGTGTCGTGGGAGTTTGGACGCAAGGAGGCTTTCTCgaggatggcgttgaggatGCTGATGGAGTCGGATATGGGGAGGACGGCCGAGGATGAGtttgacaagctcaagatgccGCCTGATATCATTG AAAGAATCTCGGCGATCCGACTCCAGACGATACAAGCTCTCCTAGGTGTGCTCCGCGACATGGTGGAAAACCTCCTCGTGGTGGACGAAAAGCCGCGATGGTGCCGGCACGCAGAGTGGATGGGCCCGCACCGCTGCGAGTCCATGATCCTCGGGTCCATGACCTTTTGTCTCGCCAGGGCGGGCCTCTGGCCCCTCCCCTCGGCGGAGGAAGTCCCAGACAGCATCGTCGGCCTGCACCGCAAGATGACAGGACTGGTGATCCACGACATCGGGCACGTCGGAGGGAAACCTGCCCTGGATCATCAGCTTTGTAACCCGGGACCGTTGCTCATGGGACAGATTGAGGAGATTTTTAAGGATGTTGCGAGTCCGGTTACAAAGTTTCATTTGGAGAGGATGGATGAGCAGGCGAAACGGTTGACCGAGTCATGA